One segment of Balaenoptera ricei isolate mBalRic1 chromosome 8, mBalRic1.hap2, whole genome shotgun sequence DNA contains the following:
- the LOC132370004 gene encoding glycine N-phenylacetyltransferase isoform X2 gives MFHLQGPQLLQMLEKSLRKSLPESLKVYGTVFHMNQGNPFKLKALVDRWPDFNTVVIRPQEQEMADDFDHYTNSYQIYSKDLKNCQESLSTSDVINWKQHLQIQSSQSSLDEVIRNLATPKFVKVKQTQCILYMMSETARKLLPSLPETKNLPAGYGRPKAINQEMFKLSSLDPIHAAMVNKFWHFGGNERSQRFIERCIRTFPTFCLLGPEGTPVSWSLMDQTGEVRMGATLPEYRGQGLVSHMLFVHAHTLDKLGFPVYNHTDRANKIVQKISHNLQHIPMPCDWNQWNCVPL, from the exons ATGTTCCACTTACAAGGTCCACAACTGCTGCAGATGTTAGAGAAATCCTTGAGGAAGAGCCTCCCTGAGTCCTTAAAG GTTTATGGGACTGTCTTCCACATGAACCAGGGAAACCCTTTCAAGCTAAAGGCCCTGGTGGACAGGTGGCCTGATTTCAATACAGTGGTTATCCGCCCTCAGGAGCAG GAGATGGCAGATGACTTTGATCACTACACCAACAGCTACCAAATCTATTCTAAGGACCTCAAGAACTGTCAAGAATCCCTTAGCACATCAGACGTCATCAACTGGAAACAACATTTGCAGATCCAAA GTTCACAGTCCAGTCTGGATGAGGTGATACGGAATCTTGCAACCCCTAAATTCGTTAAGGTCAAGCAAACACAATGCATTCTCTATATGATGTCTGAGACAGCGAGGAAACTTCTTCCTTCCCTGCCGGAGACAAAGAACTTACCTGCTGGATATGGCAGACCCAAAGCCAT TAACCAAGAGATGTTTAAACTCTCATCCCTGGATCCTATCCATGCTGCCATGGTGAATAAATTCTGGCATTTCGGTGGCAATGAGAGGAGCCAGCGATTCATCGAGCGCTGTATCCGGACCTTCCCCACCTTCTGCCTGCTGGGGCCCGAGGGGACCCCTGTGTCCTGGTCCCTGATGGACCAGACAGGAGAGGTGCGGATGGGGGCCACCCTGCCTGAGTACCGGGGCCAGGGTCTCGTCTCCCATATGTTGTTTGTCCACGCCCACACTCTGGACAAACTCGGCTTCCCCGTATATAACCATACAGACAGAGCCAACAAAATCGTACAGAAAATTAGTCACAATCTGCAACATATCCCCATGCCCTGTGATTGGAACCAGTGGAACTGTGTGCCTCTGTGA
- the LOC132370004 gene encoding glycine N-phenylacetyltransferase isoform X1 has product MIQVPAKMFHLQGPQLLQMLEKSLRKSLPESLKVYGTVFHMNQGNPFKLKALVDRWPDFNTVVIRPQEQEMADDFDHYTNSYQIYSKDLKNCQESLSTSDVINWKQHLQIQSSQSSLDEVIRNLATPKFVKVKQTQCILYMMSETARKLLPSLPETKNLPAGYGRPKAINQEMFKLSSLDPIHAAMVNKFWHFGGNERSQRFIERCIRTFPTFCLLGPEGTPVSWSLMDQTGEVRMGATLPEYRGQGLVSHMLFVHAHTLDKLGFPVYNHTDRANKIVQKISHNLQHIPMPCDWNQWNCVPL; this is encoded by the exons ATG ATTCAGGTACCTGCCAAGATGTTCCACTTACAAGGTCCACAACTGCTGCAGATGTTAGAGAAATCCTTGAGGAAGAGCCTCCCTGAGTCCTTAAAG GTTTATGGGACTGTCTTCCACATGAACCAGGGAAACCCTTTCAAGCTAAAGGCCCTGGTGGACAGGTGGCCTGATTTCAATACAGTGGTTATCCGCCCTCAGGAGCAG GAGATGGCAGATGACTTTGATCACTACACCAACAGCTACCAAATCTATTCTAAGGACCTCAAGAACTGTCAAGAATCCCTTAGCACATCAGACGTCATCAACTGGAAACAACATTTGCAGATCCAAA GTTCACAGTCCAGTCTGGATGAGGTGATACGGAATCTTGCAACCCCTAAATTCGTTAAGGTCAAGCAAACACAATGCATTCTCTATATGATGTCTGAGACAGCGAGGAAACTTCTTCCTTCCCTGCCGGAGACAAAGAACTTACCTGCTGGATATGGCAGACCCAAAGCCAT TAACCAAGAGATGTTTAAACTCTCATCCCTGGATCCTATCCATGCTGCCATGGTGAATAAATTCTGGCATTTCGGTGGCAATGAGAGGAGCCAGCGATTCATCGAGCGCTGTATCCGGACCTTCCCCACCTTCTGCCTGCTGGGGCCCGAGGGGACCCCTGTGTCCTGGTCCCTGATGGACCAGACAGGAGAGGTGCGGATGGGGGCCACCCTGCCTGAGTACCGGGGCCAGGGTCTCGTCTCCCATATGTTGTTTGTCCACGCCCACACTCTGGACAAACTCGGCTTCCCCGTATATAACCATACAGACAGAGCCAACAAAATCGTACAGAAAATTAGTCACAATCTGCAACATATCCCCATGCCCTGTGATTGGAACCAGTGGAACTGTGTGCCTCTGTGA